The genomic interval TATAATTTTTAGTGAATTTTCTAATGTTCCATctgtacacttttaaaatttagtgatttttaaaatttcttatgatAGTAATTCATCTTTACAACtactttcccatttttaattttgtattttttaaagaaggccCTTCAAATTGTATAGCTTCAGATAAAATGCGTCATGGATCTGTCCCTATCTGTATCAACTTCATTAAACCACTGGTTAAAGAGACAGAAAGGTATAGCCGGAAAGTGGGATGTTGGACTTCACCATTTCTGAGATGCAGCCATGTTAAATGTGATTAAGATCTCATGTACTGCTCGTATTGCTCTGTGAAGATAGCAGAAGTGGTGGGAGAAGGTAAGTCACTGCCATAAATAAGTTCAGAATTGAAGAACTTTGTTTTTCAATGGTCGTTCTAGATTTTGCACTTCCCTAGGTTTAGATGTGTCCAGTCTGGATGATCTTGTGCACAGTCTTAACCCTTGAATAAAAGAAGACTAAGTAACTTGGGAGCATAGTACATGACAAAGACAAAGGCTCAAGAGTTTTTAGTATGATTAGCTGAGCCCCAAAGTGGATGAACTTCCAGAAATGTTGAAAAAGTAACAGTCTGGAAATGATAGGGTTAGCTAACCTATTTCCTTCCTACCTATTCCTCCTTCAAGACTCGGTACATAGCACCTAATGCATACCTTTATCACTATACTCACTGTCATAGCTGATTAGCTTATCTGTTTCCCCTTATAGACTATGAACTTCTTGggagaacaaatgaaagaaaggtCCACTGGGTTcctttgtttaaataaatgaaagctctGTCAGGACCCTAGTGTTTAATCATTTTATCTTGATGCCTATTGTTTATTGTAGACACTTTCTGGATGTTTATTGCATTAAGCATGAAAAACTACataatgaaacattatttcttaTATGTCTCGCTTTCCTGCTCCTTATTCCTATAAATACCACTTTTCCTTAATATCAATTTCTTCCATTGGCTACCAAGATTTTCTTCTCCTCCAGAGATACACCATCAAATTTATGAGCATGtcctggaattttttaaaaaatagagatgcaATGTTCTGGCTTACTtggattaatttcatttttaatctgtactttgaaatttattgtcctcattttggtgattgcttttctaaatttttttctgactcaGATTAATCTCAACTTTCTAGGCTGACCTTAATGTTGTCACTTGCATGGATAGGGTAGCTTTCTGGATGtcaatatttcattttaggagtaagaaataataaagatttagtATAGGTAAATTTCATCTCatagcaaaataaacatttttatttaaggtCAATAATCCATTTACACTGAAAGCattatgattttgtttgtttgtttgtttggacgTGACCTCTAATTCTTTAACTTTCAGACAGTCAGTACAGACATGTTCCCACTCATGGGTCAAAATCAGTTTTTGTGGATGACTTTAAATCATAATTTGCTTTGGGGAAATAGATATTCTAGGCTCAAATCCTCCATAAGCTGGCTAAGTGCTTGGCATGCATTCCTTTACCATAACTCAGATTCAGAAAACAGAAGCTAACGTCGGTTGAGCATTCTCTGTGAGTCAAGCCAAATGCTAATCCCATCATAAGAAAATATTACCATACCTAATTATATTCTCCTTAATGAGCTCATAATTTTAGGTAGtaattgtttctacttttaaaataaagaaaaggaggctTGGAGAAATTCATTAACCTCTCTGTGTGTTGCCAggaagtggcaaagccaggattcaaaccctggTTTGGGGAGAGCTTTCGTGATCTTTTATTGAACCACACTGCTTTGCTGTTCCCATTTGTCATGAAATGAAAAGTATTCATGCCAAAATACTGGAAAATAGTTACAGGGTTTACatcttctcagaaaaaaaggccACATGCCAATTCAAGAAACTGTTTCCTATATTATTAAGTTCTATATAAGGCCTACTGCTTCAGTGAAGCCTTCTCTGCTCTGATCCACACCATCAGTTTTTTTCTGGATTCCTACTAGGCTTTTTATTTACTTCGCTCTGTTAGTGTATGATAGTGTCTcatctctttgttctcttttgtaTGTTTATACTTCTTTTATCTCTGTTATAAAGCTTATCCCAGAACTTGGATTGTAGCATAATTGGAATCAATGTTCCATCTATGTTGAATTAAAAGAGATTCATAtgcaaaggaaatatatttttaaaaaccagaacaTTAAACCCATAGTCATACAATCTTTTAAGTGCATAATACTTTTAATGGTGATGACGACTGCTGTTCTTTGCaacttttgataatatttttcaaacactttgcttttcttcattaaaCCATTGGTTTACTCATTCGGAAGCACCATGAAAGGGGAGTCAGAAAGGGTTGGGTCGGAACACCAGCACTGCCATTTAATGGCTAGATGTCCTTGAGAAAGTTATTTTGCTTCTCTGATCCTCAACTTCTTCAAGTTGTAGAATAAAGATAATGATAACACTTAGTTCATAGGATTTAATGTGATAATATGTGTAAAGTATCCAGAATAATACTTGGTGATTGATTGGTACTTAGTAAAATATATGTTCCCTTTCTTCCATTACTATATTCTCAAAAtctattcttatttttccaaCTTATGTATAAGAGAAATAAGGAGTTTGCAGGGGGTAACTAAGATGTGAGCAGATTGATAATACTGAGCAGGGTGCTCGACACATAGTCATGTCTTTTTCCCAATTATATTCTCTGCTGTGCCTTGAGCCTGACCTCGCACGCACCTTCATTCAGTTGCTGAAGCTTTTCGTAGCCAGGCTCAAATGCTAAGCCTCCCTTTACCCTTCCATTGAAGTGCCAtttcttctgccttcctctctgAGTATGTTATCTCTCTGTTcaatgtctctgtctctctcacagtATGTATCAGGTTCTATTGTTATGGATTTCACCATTGTCTCCTTTTATGCAAGTACAAGTCCCAAGCCTTCCTCCTGCACATATAAACTGTATTCTGGTCTTCTAGGACCCCCAACTTTTGTTTGGGGAGCACATGAATGTCTGGCATGAACTCTAAAGAAAAGTGTCCACATGGCTCAGTTTAGAAAGGCTCAGCAAATCCTTGGGGGCCCAGCAGGCATGCCTTTTCTGAATGATCAAAAGTAACTATGTAagggaattttaaagaaaagtacaCATCAGACAATGATGAGAAAAGCCAGTAGGTGTCCCCAGTGCAGGCAACATGGGACCCCCTGTAGATTTTACAGTGGCTTTCACTTTTTCTCTGCTGCTGATGAAGGATGAGGCTTGGCAGAACCTTAATGCCAACTCCATTCCCTTTCACATTGTCCCCTTCAGCCATATAATCAATTCCCTGACCATACCAGGTTCCTGTGAGGGTAAGCCCCATACACCTAGCCTAGGTGACCTTCATCCTGTATCCATCCCTCATGagttctttcttattcttttttccagATCACCATTGAAGCATAAACTCTATTTTACTTCTGTCTGGGTCCTCCCTTTTGATTCTCAAGAACCTCAGCCAAACATTTCTTCCTGAAAATCAAAAGCTTTTGCTTTCAATTATTGTGTCTGATGTGGGCTTCAAGAGCTTATTCTGAAGTTGAAAAAAAGTTAAcgtgttttattctttctctctgccttaaAAATCCTGCTTCTCTGAGAATTATTTTGTGGAtgcctgtgagtgagaaaatGGTTACATATAAAGAAGTGCAGAGAGGGAAAGTACCAAGATTATTATTTCAGTATAATATATTTGACATGACTTTATATTATTAGTATTTGCATACATGACTTCACTTCTAAAACTTGTAAACTCCTTCAAGTCATAGATTGAATCTTGTGTCTCTGTTTATCCTTTAAAAGGACCCAGCGTTTCATCTTTCATAGAGTaagtaaatagtaaatatttgtcTAATTAAATTGAAAAAGCACAAtacctctgtttttttaaaataaatccaagGGCAAAGTCACTTGGAATAACTTGGGGGCATAATAAGTACAAAAATACTGCAGTGTGCTAGCAAATTGATCAAGATTCACAAAacaatggtatttttaaaattgaaaacatgcTGAGAATTGTATTAGCCTTGTTCAGAAGgccacattatattttaaaaatgttagtagGTTAGGTTGCACAAATTCAAATGCTCCTCACAAACTCTGCTGGAATTCTACTTTCAATCTAAATAAATTATGACTCATTTAATTAGTTGTGCCTGTGTAGCcaattgaaaattttattatttgtaaaaaaaaaaaaacaaacaagagatATTAGAGATATTAGTTATAGATAtggcaaataaaatttaaaactactttCACTCTAGATGTGAAATAattcactccttccttccttcctccttccctccctccctcctttttcccttcctcccttcctttcttctttgcttcctccctccctccctccctccctgcctgcatccctctctccttccctctctcccatgtttcctctctccctcctttctctatttccttcctccctctctctctccctcccttccttcccccctcttttcctccctccctccctccctccctccctccctcccttccttccttcctttaattttattttattctggttgttattgtttttattcagGTGACAAAGGAGAAAAAGGTTTGCTtggaaaacctggaaaaaaaggcaaagcagGTACAATATGCTCAATGTTCTCTTTGATTTCTAACATCATTCCAAATTtattcatctcaaaaataaatgtattttaaatgaaaagcaagAGTCCTTTGAGGATGCTTAACCTTATTTAGCTTGGgctggaaggaaaggaagaagggggctttcctctctccctgctgGGGACTTTCCAAGCCCTGGGGAAGGGGATGATGGCACTTTCATCTCTGCCATGCTTACTATGAGAAGGAAGCCCAGTGTATCAGGAGGTAGCCTAATTCTTCTGGGCCAAGAGGAAACTCTGACAGTAGGCCTTGCATAAGCCTGCCATGCCTTGCCTTTCACTTGTATCTCAACCAAATACTGGCCATCAGAGTGCAGCAGCAACCTCATCTGATATAGACAGGCCCCTGGTTACAGAACATGCTTTTATTATCTGGGGGTATTCTCCTGGAGCTTTATTCCCAGTGCTTTATGCAGGGAAAGAAAGTAGATCATTCTCTGGTAAATTTCAATTGTTTCTATCCACAGGGTTATGGTGAAGACAATTCTAAGAACTGTTTGACATTCTTTATATTTCATATGAATATGGATAAATAAGGCCGTAGACATTTTGCTTTGgctaataaaattatttgtacttttcaagcaatgaagaaaaaaaattgaaatgtttatGTATAACAGCTATTAAACGGAAAAAAGGAATCGTTTGAATTTTACATGTGTTTCCTTGTAATTCCCTCTGTGTCACAGCAATATTTGCAGGTTGTTGAAAACGTAGGTTtgcaaagaagaataaaagacgCATTAAAAGCATAGTTAATCACCTGGCCAATAGgttgaaatcccatccctactaaaaatacaaaaattagctgggtgtggtgatgtgtacctgtagtctcaggtactcaggaggctgaggcaggagaatcacttgaacccaggaggcagagattgcagtgagccgagattgtgccactgcactccagcctgggtgacagagcaagactccatctcaaaaataaaaaagtaataaaataaaaccatagttAATCTACAAACTGGGCaactagctttttaaaatgtcagttggATCTATTTATATGATTTAAACTTTGTCCTTGCAGCTGTATTTTAAATGGATAATTAGAATTAATATGTGATGTAATTGTGAAAAGTTTCTTCTGTCTTGGTAAACCTGTGTGATCTAGTAAATAATGCAATAACACAAGAGAGCACTGGcaggaaatacattttaaggaAGCTGTATAAATTTTATTCTGAGATTGAGCAGACACAGATTCTGtgttcaacaaagatgccaaatGGTCCAAAATGTGCATGCAGTGGTTTGTCATAcgtattcttcttttaaaaatctggtttaGAATTATCTTATAGCTTATTCAAAACATTTACAAAGATATTTTCTGAAATTCTATAAATAATGGAAATTGGAAACCCTGTTTTAAATAAAAGGTTTAAAGTATAGCCATTCACAGATATATAGAACCAAACTGGAAAAAGATAGTGAGTATTGGAAAGAGGGCAAATGTTCCTTTCCGCTGGTCTGCATGTACTTCAACGAGTTTACAGTTTTCATCATTTCAAAGGTACTGTCTGTGATTGCGGAAGATACCGGACATTTGTTGGACAACTGGATATTAGTATCGCTCGGCTCAAGACATCTATGAAGTTTGTCAAGAATGGTGAAcatgttctcttttgttttgtgttatgTATCTATTGATAAATCCCTATCAGCactataattccaacactcttAGCAGGAAATATCTTGGGTTGGGCAAAGGGCTATTGAGATAGTGTCACCAGTTTAAAGCTCTCCCAAATTGCTAATTACCCACTAAGATTCCAGGACACTTCAAGTCcactacatatatttatatgtatgtgcatTGCTTATGGGAAGAGAAATAGACTTTCTTGGGTGAGGAGAATGGAGAAAAGAGCAGAGTGTGGCAAGCTATGCTGTAAGAATAAGAATAGACAGACAGAACTAGCATCTCAATATAGAGGTGATAATAACAATAGCTGCTTTCTTGAGTACATGGAATAGTACACAACTACTAGCATTATCTCACTgagttttcatagtttttataATGTAGATACCATGATTGAACTAAAACTTAGAGGAAGTACCTTGCCCATAGATATAGACCTAATGAGCAGTAGAGCAGGAATGTACTAGAGGCATCTCTGACTCCTCTACTCACAATACAAACATtatgtgtttctctgtgtttcaACATCCAATACTGGTCATTTTTGTTATCCCTTATccattttttcaaaatagttatCAGAAAAGCCCTTGAAGTGGAAAGggcttatatattttcttctgagacagtaATAATAAGGTAACTATTATAATTAGTTACAATTGGTTCCTTTTTCTTATACTTCTATTTATTGTAACTCAGCTGTATTTGTTGTACATTGTTGGAATTATGTAGATGTTTTCTTGTAACACTAGAAGCAAAGGAAATACTTGATATTAACTAACTATACTGATTATAACTCTAGTTGTAATCAGGACTAAAGATTCTGTCTCTGATTTGACTTAGACTGCCATGAATAAGCCAGACCATACAGGGAGAACATAAAACAATAGTTCTGAACATTTTAGTGGTCATATATTTCTCCGTGAATTAAGTTTATGGATCCTAAAATGCATATGTGGAGGCCCCTGATACCCAAAACATACATGCCATATTATGAGTAAAGGGTGATTCTCAGTCTCCACTTCCGTTCTGAAGCTAACTCAATAGCTCAGTCTTCCTCTTGTACCTGGGATGAAATATGAACAGTCTCAATTCATGTACATGTTCACAGCCCAGGAATTCAACCCAATGTGGATAAACATATGTGTTATCCCTACATTGTTTCAATAAGCATTTACCATTCCCATAAGCATTCCAGGCATGGAGGCTAAAGAGTGTCAGAGACATGGTCATCTCCTGAAGACATTCACAGTTGAGTAGGAGAGAAATGCAGGCAAACAATGAGACTAAAACGTGTTGAATGCTAGAAGGAGGAAGTGAAAGGGGCAATAGAAACACAGGGAAGAGCGACTGCCATGTCTATCTGAGGGCATTGGAAAGACTTCTTCCAGGGGAAAACATTTCCACTGAGACCTAAAGGGTAAGTAGAAGCTTGCCAGGTAGAAAAGGCTTTCTAGGCCTGGAAGTACAAGAGAGAAGGGCATACTCCTGTGGCCACAAGTGTAACTTAAACATAAACTATGTTGGGAAATATAGTATGACATGGGCTGGCTGTAGCACGTAGCACGTCTTTGTCAACTTTGTGTTGGACAGCTGTGTGAGAGGTataggagaaaaggaagggagagcaAATGGCAGATATTTGTTCTCTATTTGATAACTGGAGGTAGGGATGATTAAACCAGTGACTACCTCATAAtagtaatttgaaaaataattcttgaacattgaataaataaatgcaaatctggcaattttattgccttttatcttttagagatacaTAATGATACTCTTCATTTCCCTCCCTGCAGTCATAGCAGGGATTAGAGAAACTGAAGAGAAATTCTACTACATCGTGCAGGAAGAGAAGAACTACAGGGAATCCCTAACCCACTGCAGGATTCGGGGTGGAATGCTAGCCATGCCCAAGGATGAAGCTGCCAACACACTCATCGCTGACTATGTTGCCAAGAGTGGCTTCTTTCGGGTGTTCATTGGCGTGAATGACCTTGAAAGGGAGGGACAGTACGTGTTCTCAGACAACTCTCCACTGCAGAACTATAGCAATTGGAATGAAGGGGAGCCCAGCGACCCCTCTGGTCATGAGGACTGTGTGGAGATGCTCAGCTCTGGCAGATGGAATGACACAGAGTGCCATCTTACCATGTACTTTGTCTGTGAGTTcatcaagaagaaaaagtaacTTCTCTTACTTATGCTATATATTTGCCATTTTCCTGTGACCATCATTACAGTTATTTTTAtccatccttttttttccctaattataGTACATTTGATCTGACTCAACACAACTAGGAAATGCTAAACTGAGGGG from Saimiri boliviensis isolate mSaiBol1 chromosome 15, mSaiBol1.pri, whole genome shotgun sequence carries:
- the COLEC10 gene encoding collectin-10; protein product: MNGFASFLGRKQFILLVLFLLQIQSLGLDINSRPTAEVCATHTISPGPKGDDGEKGDPGEEGTHGKVGPMGPKGIKGELGDIGDQGNIGKTGPIGKKGDKGEKGLLGKPGKKGKAGTVCDCGRYRTFVGQLDISIARLKTSMKFVKNVIAGIRETEEKFYYIVQEEKNYRESLTHCRIRGGMLAMPKDEAANTLIADYVAKSGFFRVFIGVNDLEREGQYVFSDNSPLQNYSNWNEGEPSDPSGHEDCVEMLSSGRWNDTECHLTMYFVCEFIKKKK